CTGCAAGCAACATTATGTATAGGATTTACCAtgactttttaagtttttaacaCCATTTACTGAATTTCCCTGGTTTCTACTGTGTGAGTTTTCTGATGGACAATGAGGTTTGACTTACAACTGAAGAACTtcccacattctttacattcatatggtttctctcctgtgtgagtTTTCTGATGACGAATGAGATTTGATTTCCTACTAAAGGCTTTCCCACACTGAGGACACCCATTGGATTTCTCTCCTGTATGTATTCTATGATGAACAGTAAGGATTGCCTTCTGGCGGAAGGATTTTCCACATTCATTACAAATATATGGTTTTTCTCCTGTATGAATTCTTTGATGGAGAGTGAGGGTTGTCTTTTGACAGAAAGATTTCCCACATTCATTACAAATGtagggtttctctcctgtgtgagtTCTTTGATGTACAGTGAGGGTTGTCTTCTGGATAAATGCTTTCCCACATTCATTACATTGATAcggtttctctcctgtgtgagtTCTCTGATGATCAATgaggtatgatttttttctaaaagcacTTCCACATTGAGTACATTCATAGGCTTTCTCCCCTGTATGTGTTTTGTGATGTCTGGTGAGGGTTGCCTTTTGTCGGAAGGACTTCCCACAATCTAAACAAATGTAAGGTTTCCCTTCTATATGTGTTTTCTCATGAAGTGTGAGTGCTGTTTTTTGACGGAAAGCTTTTCCACACTGATTGCAAACATAAGGTTTCTCACCTGTGTGGATTCGCTGATGTTCAATGAGATATGACTTCCTTCTAAATCTATTTCCACAGTAAGCACACTGAAAGGGTTTCTCTTCATCTTGAGATCGCTGATGCATGAAGATGGACTTCCTACAGAGGAATTTCCCATATTTGTTGTAAGCATGGGGCTTCTTCTCCATAACAATTTGTGGATGGACACTGAAATTTGACTTTTTGATGAAAGCTATTTCATCTTCATTATATTCCAAGGTTCTTTCTCCTTTGTGATTTCTAGAATGTGCACATAACATTCCTTTCATAAGGATGGGTTTTTCACTATGTTCAAATGCTTGCTCTGGTGTTTGAAACTTCTGATGTTGAACAGGCTCTTGTTTACCACTTAGActcctttctgtttgtttatagAGAGTCACTGCAGCatgagttttctcatttttagcATCAAGGAGCAATCTCTTCCACTCATTACCCTCACCAAATTTCTCTTCCACAGGGCTTATATTTCTAATGAttaattgtgaaatatttttcaaaacctttCCGTCAGGTTTACAATCATGCAGTGttgttttggaaaaaatatgATTCTTGCCTACCGTAAGTGCTCTCCCCCAAATATTATTTCTCTCCTTACTTAGTCTTTTGTGGTTGATGAGTATAATTGATCTAGAATGCCTGTCTTGGTAGTCTTTGAATTTCACTATAACATCTTCAGTTTTCCCATCTTCTTCTAGAAAAGAACATAGTATAATTAACAACACTGTCATCCTTTAGTGTTATGGACTGGTGATATAGCTGAACATCCCACGCTGCTCATGGTGGGACTGTCTCTCTCATTATAGATACAGAAAGGCCAAAATAAATTACCTTTTAGAATGGAAAATGCATAGAACATAAATCCTGTGAAAGGAAAAACTGGTATAAGCAAAAGCTGGCATAAACatatagtatataaattataCTGAGTAGGTGTAATAAATATAAGGAcaagtgaaaaaatacaaagggtGGTGACAAAGGAACTGTTCTTGGAACAGGAAGACTCAACAATAATGGAATGAGACTGTCAAAGACACTAAACAAGAAGCAAGAAAAATTGTTCAGTGATGATAAAAGCCTGTAAGTTTATTCCCTCAgacttacattttataaaatatttcctttcttgtATTAGGTCATTCATGGCAAATGAACTCTGTCAAGTACTCATTTCCCATTACAGAAACACCAGCTTATAGTCTATGCTCTAAATCTCCTCTTAACTATAATTTACTATCTCTTAAAACAgaagaattatgaaaaaatattcccacttgggaccagagagatagtaaaaaaaaaaaaaaaacagaacgcTTGCCTGCActtggctgacacaggttcaatctctggcatcccatatggtctagcactgccatgagtgatttctatttgtagagccaggaataagacctgagcacttaGGATAATGGAGTGAGCCTGTCAAGAGCactaaaaaagaaggaagaaaaatcgTTGCTTCTGGATGTGGctccctcaaattaaaaaatacacatattctCACTGGGAATTATAAGCCGGTGGACAAACAATATTTGAGACTTAATATAATCATTGTTTAATTCGGATTGTTACCAATTTTTATCTTCCATCAGTGTATTCTTCCAAGAGTTCATCAAGCTGACTTATTCTGATCatcaattcttatttttgttttcagtcatacctggtgatgctcaggcgttattcctggctctgtacttaggaattactcctggtggtattcaggagaccatatgggatgccaggtatcaaacctgggtcagtcatatgcaaggcaaatgctctacctgctccAGGTCCCTGATCATCAATTCTAACTATTCTTCTTATTTTCAGGGAAATACTGGTTCAAGTTTCTCTTCCAATGCAGTAACACCTTAACTTTGTTATTTCCTATGGGAGCTATGAAGGACTGGATTCTTCAGAGTGATATGGCAATAATTGAGctttaatattaaatgttttaattagaAATTATCAGTTATTATTGCTACATTACTGTGTATACCAATAGCTCTGGagctattttattaattttattattatcttgagGGAGTGAGGTCACACCTAGtaggctcaggggctattctagGAATTACTTGGAGGTTCACTCCCAATATTCAGGAGACTATGTaaggtcagggatcaaatctgggcttccTGCAAGCAAGCACACTCATTAACCCTTTGGGCTATCTCCTTGGCACAACAAGGGAAAATTTAAGGGTGGATTCATCTTACCTATAACTTGGATCTTTTTTATAAtagctctaagttttattttgttttgctttttgggtcacacccagcaatgctcaggggttactcgtggctctgcactcaggaattactgctggtggtgcttgggggatcaaatgggatgcggggattgaacccaggtcggatgcgtacaaggcaaatgccctacctgctgtgctatcactccggcccgatAGCtctaaattttaaacaatttccaACAACAGGTAAATAGGTAATACTGTGTCatatatttacacaatgaaataatgacataaaaacctaccaatttataataataaaaggatGGGCTTAAATATCTCCAAAG
This Sorex araneus isolate mSorAra2 chromosome 8, mSorAra2.pri, whole genome shotgun sequence DNA region includes the following protein-coding sequences:
- the ZNF382 gene encoding zinc finger protein 382 isoform X2 — protein: MNESVPLQGPVSFKDVTVDFTQEEWQHLDPAQKALYRDVMLENYCHLISVGFHMTKPDMIRKLEQGEELWTTERIFPSHSNLGFMFYAFSILKEEDGKTEDVIVKFKDYQDRHSRSIILINHKRLSKERNNIWGRALTVGKNHIFSKTTLHDCKPDGKVLKNISQLIIRNISPVEEKFGEGNEWKRLLLDAKNEKTHAAVTLYKQTERSLSGKQEPVQHQKFQTPEQAFEHSEKPILMKGMLCAHSRNHKGERTLEYNEDEIAFIKKSNFSVHPQIVMEKKPHAYNKYGKFLCRKSIFMHQRSQDEEKPFQCAYCGNRFRRKSYLIEHQRIHTGEKPYVCNQCGKAFRQKTALTLHEKTHIEGKPYICLDCGKSFRQKATLTRHHKTHTGEKAYECTQCGSAFRKKSYLIDHQRTHTGEKPYQCNECGKAFIQKTTLTVHQRTHTGEKPYICNECGKSFCQKTTLTLHQRIHTGEKPYICNECGKSFRQKAILTVHHRIHTGEKSNGCPQCGKAFSRKSNLIRHQKTHTGEKPYECKECGKFFSCKSNLIVHQKTHTVETREIQ
- the ZNF382 gene encoding zinc finger protein 382 isoform X1, which translates into the protein MKILKAMLQGPVSFKDVTVDFTQEEWQHLDPAQKALYRDVMLENYCHLISVGFHMTKPDMIRKLEQGEELWTTERIFPSHSNLGFMFYAFSILKEEDGKTEDVIVKFKDYQDRHSRSIILINHKRLSKERNNIWGRALTVGKNHIFSKTTLHDCKPDGKVLKNISQLIIRNISPVEEKFGEGNEWKRLLLDAKNEKTHAAVTLYKQTERSLSGKQEPVQHQKFQTPEQAFEHSEKPILMKGMLCAHSRNHKGERTLEYNEDEIAFIKKSNFSVHPQIVMEKKPHAYNKYGKFLCRKSIFMHQRSQDEEKPFQCAYCGNRFRRKSYLIEHQRIHTGEKPYVCNQCGKAFRQKTALTLHEKTHIEGKPYICLDCGKSFRQKATLTRHHKTHTGEKAYECTQCGSAFRKKSYLIDHQRTHTGEKPYQCNECGKAFIQKTTLTVHQRTHTGEKPYICNECGKSFCQKTTLTLHQRIHTGEKPYICNECGKSFRQKAILTVHHRIHTGEKSNGCPQCGKAFSRKSNLIRHQKTHTGEKPYECKECGKFFSCKSNLIVHQKTHTVETREIQ
- the ZNF382 gene encoding zinc finger protein 382 isoform X4, which translates into the protein MLENYCHLISVGFHMTKPDMIRKLEQGEELWTTERIFPSHSNLGFMFYAFSILKEEDGKTEDVIVKFKDYQDRHSRSIILINHKRLSKERNNIWGRALTVGKNHIFSKTTLHDCKPDGKVLKNISQLIIRNISPVEEKFGEGNEWKRLLLDAKNEKTHAAVTLYKQTERSLSGKQEPVQHQKFQTPEQAFEHSEKPILMKGMLCAHSRNHKGERTLEYNEDEIAFIKKSNFSVHPQIVMEKKPHAYNKYGKFLCRKSIFMHQRSQDEEKPFQCAYCGNRFRRKSYLIEHQRIHTGEKPYVCNQCGKAFRQKTALTLHEKTHIEGKPYICLDCGKSFRQKATLTRHHKTHTGEKAYECTQCGSAFRKKSYLIDHQRTHTGEKPYQCNECGKAFIQKTTLTVHQRTHTGEKPYICNECGKSFCQKTTLTLHQRIHTGEKPYICNECGKSFRQKAILTVHHRIHTGEKSNGCPQCGKAFSRKSNLIRHQKTHTGEKPYECKECGKFFSCKSNLIVHQKTHTVETREIQ
- the ZNF382 gene encoding zinc finger protein 382 isoform X5 translates to MTKPDMIRKLEQGEELWTTERIFPSHSNLEEDGKTEDVIVKFKDYQDRHSRSIILINHKRLSKERNNIWGRALTVGKNHIFSKTTLHDCKPDGKVLKNISQLIIRNISPVEEKFGEGNEWKRLLLDAKNEKTHAAVTLYKQTERSLSGKQEPVQHQKFQTPEQAFEHSEKPILMKGMLCAHSRNHKGERTLEYNEDEIAFIKKSNFSVHPQIVMEKKPHAYNKYGKFLCRKSIFMHQRSQDEEKPFQCAYCGNRFRRKSYLIEHQRIHTGEKPYVCNQCGKAFRQKTALTLHEKTHIEGKPYICLDCGKSFRQKATLTRHHKTHTGEKAYECTQCGSAFRKKSYLIDHQRTHTGEKPYQCNECGKAFIQKTTLTVHQRTHTGEKPYICNECGKSFCQKTTLTLHQRIHTGEKPYICNECGKSFRQKAILTVHHRIHTGEKSNGCPQCGKAFSRKSNLIRHQKTHTGEKPYECKECGKFFSCKSNLIVHQKTHTVETREIQ
- the ZNF382 gene encoding zinc finger protein 382 isoform X3, producing the protein MKILKAMLQGPVSFKDVTVDFTQEEWQHLDPAQKALYRDVMLENYCHLISVGFHMTKPDMIRKLEQGEELWTTERIFPSHSNLEEDGKTEDVIVKFKDYQDRHSRSIILINHKRLSKERNNIWGRALTVGKNHIFSKTTLHDCKPDGKVLKNISQLIIRNISPVEEKFGEGNEWKRLLLDAKNEKTHAAVTLYKQTERSLSGKQEPVQHQKFQTPEQAFEHSEKPILMKGMLCAHSRNHKGERTLEYNEDEIAFIKKSNFSVHPQIVMEKKPHAYNKYGKFLCRKSIFMHQRSQDEEKPFQCAYCGNRFRRKSYLIEHQRIHTGEKPYVCNQCGKAFRQKTALTLHEKTHIEGKPYICLDCGKSFRQKATLTRHHKTHTGEKAYECTQCGSAFRKKSYLIDHQRTHTGEKPYQCNECGKAFIQKTTLTVHQRTHTGEKPYICNECGKSFCQKTTLTLHQRIHTGEKPYICNECGKSFRQKAILTVHHRIHTGEKSNGCPQCGKAFSRKSNLIRHQKTHTGEKPYECKECGKFFSCKSNLIVHQKTHTVETREIQ